From a single Diceros bicornis minor isolate mBicDic1 chromosome 6, mDicBic1.mat.cur, whole genome shotgun sequence genomic region:
- the LOC131407611 gene encoding cytochrome P450 2C55-like, whose product MDPAVVLVLSLSCWLLLSLWKQSSRKGKLPPGPTPLPIIGNILQLDVKDISKALSNVNISQSPVFTLYFSIKPTVVLHEYETVKAAQIDLGEEFSRKGSLPVIERANKGLRILFSNGKRWREMWHFSLMTLRNFGLGKRNIEDHVHEEACCLVEESRKTNGE is encoded by the exons ATGGATCCAGCTGTGGTCCTggtgctctctctctcctgttggCTTCTCCTTTCACTCTGGAAACAGAGCTCCAGGAAAGGGAAGCTCCCCCCTGGCCCCACTCCTCTCCCTATTATTGGAAATATTCTACAGTTAGACGTTAAGGACATCAGCAAAGCCTTAAGTAATGTAAATAT CTCTCAAAGCCCTGTTTTCACTCTGTATTTTAGCATCAAGCCCACTGTGGTGCTTCATGAATATGAAACAGTGAAGGCAGCCCAGATTGATCTGGGAGAGGAGTTTTCCAGAAAAGGCAGTTTGCCAGTGATTGAAAGAGCTAATAAAGGACTTA GAATCCTTTTCAGCAAtgggaagagatggagagaaatgtgGCATTTCTCCCTCATGACCCTAAGGAATTTTGGGCTGGGAAAGAGGAACATTGAGGATCATGTTCATGAGGAAGCCTGCTGCCTTGTGGAGGAGTCAAGAAAAACCAATGGTGAGTGA